The following DNA comes from Lentibacillus sp. Marseille-P4043.
GCAAGCTGGCTCCTGGTCAGAAGTTAGTGGAAAATGATATATCAAATTCTTTGTCAGTTAGTCGTACTCCTATTCGACAAGCCTTTTCAAAGTTGCAAAAGGAAGGGTTTATTACGATTATTCCAAATAGGGGTGCACAGGTAATTAATCCTACTATTGACGAAATCACAGATGCTTTTACACATCGAAAACAATTGGAACTACTTGCCACAATGGATATAATGGAAAAAATTAAACAGGAGGATATTGATAATTTAAATATACTTATTCAAGAAGAGGCGGAAGCATTTGTTAAAAAAGACCTTGTTCAATATATACATGTTAATACAAAATTTCATATCACGTTAATGGGTGGGTGTACAAATCGATTTTTAAAAGAGAATGCAGTAAAAATGATAAATCAAACTCATATTTATCTCATTTTATATGACCATTTTTATAAAATTGACGAAAAAAACACCCGCGGCTCCAACGAACACAAACTTATGGTCAACGTTATTGAAAAAGGAGACACAGGTGCCTTTATTACTCTGCTTGACAAGCATATCAGTAGTACAATCGAAGAATACAAAACAAGGGTGAAAAGATTTCATCATACTAGCGAGCTATTTGATTAGCGAGCTATTTGATTAACTTTTTTGTTTCGTTAATTTTTATACCTCGCTTACTTATTTCTTTTATAAATAGTTCAAAAGGAATATCCGTTGTTGGGCTTAAAACACCCGTCTTTGTTATTATTTTTTTTGCAATCATTTGAGCTACAAT
Coding sequences within:
- a CDS encoding GntR family transcriptional regulator → MVKQPMSQFVYQKLKTGIIERKLAPGQKLVENDISNSLSVSRTPIRQAFSKLQKEGFITIIPNRGAQVINPTIDEITDAFTHRKQLELLATMDIMEKIKQEDIDNLNILIQEEAEAFVKKDLVQYIHVNTKFHITLMGGCTNRFLKENAVKMINQTHIYLILYDHFYKIDEKNTRGSNEHKLMVNVIEKGDTGAFITLLDKHISSTIEEYKTRVKRFHHTSELFD